A genomic window from Deltaproteobacteria bacterium includes:
- a CDS encoding replication-associated recombination protein A, with translation MDLFDQKDSGDDFGPLADRMRPQTLSEFVGQPHLLGEGSLLRRAIEEDKLFSMIFWGPPGSGKTTLARLIAHETKSHYMSFSAVLSGVKEIRAVVDEASSQWRYHRRKTILFVDEIHRFNKAQQDAFLPHVEKGLITLIGATTENPSFEVISPLLSRSRVMLLSPYSDEELSVIINRAIHDNKRGLGALSLEIDQEALDRIIWSADGDARMALNSLDAAASLLRIEDRNERKITRAVVEEALQKKALQYDKGGEEHYNLISAFHKSLRGSDPDAALYWLGRMLTAGEDPLFIARRMVRFASEDVGNADPRALTIAVSAMQSFQFIGLPEGELALAQAAVYLATAPKSNSLYAAYGKVKETISQTGTLAVPLHIRNAPTRLMKDIGYGKGYQYAHDFEDAYIPQDYLPDKLKGETYYIPTDRGYEKVIKERIEQWRKLRESMDKAKEKKKGET, from the coding sequence ATGGATCTATTCGATCAGAAAGATAGTGGGGATGATTTCGGTCCCCTGGCAGACAGGATGAGGCCTCAGACTCTTTCCGAATTTGTGGGGCAACCACATCTTTTAGGCGAAGGCAGTCTGCTTCGCCGTGCCATCGAGGAGGACAAGCTGTTTTCAATGATATTCTGGGGACCGCCAGGTTCCGGCAAGACCACCTTAGCCCGTCTGATTGCACATGAGACAAAATCCCATTATATGAGTTTTTCGGCGGTCCTCTCCGGGGTAAAAGAGATCAGGGCAGTTGTAGATGAGGCAAGTTCACAATGGCGTTACCACCGCAGAAAAACGATTCTGTTTGTCGATGAAATCCACAGGTTCAACAAGGCCCAGCAGGACGCCTTTCTGCCCCATGTCGAAAAAGGTCTCATTACGCTCATCGGCGCCACTACCGAAAATCCGTCTTTTGAAGTAATTTCTCCCCTCCTTTCCCGTTCGCGGGTGATGCTCCTTTCGCCTTATTCCGATGAAGAGCTGTCGGTTATTATCAACCGGGCCATCCATGATAACAAAAGGGGGCTGGGAGCACTTTCTCTTGAGATAGATCAAGAGGCGCTTGACCGCATTATCTGGTCTGCCGATGGAGACGCCCGCATGGCCCTGAACAGCCTCGATGCAGCAGCATCGCTCCTTCGGATTGAAGACAGGAATGAAAGAAAAATTACCCGTGCCGTGGTGGAGGAAGCGCTCCAGAAAAAGGCGCTGCAGTATGACAAGGGAGGAGAGGAACACTACAACCTGATCTCCGCCTTTCACAAGAGTCTCCGGGGAAGCGACCCTGACGCTGCCCTTTACTGGCTGGGGCGTATGCTTACCGCCGGTGAAGACCCCCTGTTCATTGCCCGGCGCATGGTGAGATTTGCGTCCGAAGATGTTGGGAATGCCGATCCGAGAGCCCTTACCATTGCCGTTTCCGCCATGCAGTCCTTTCAGTTTATCGGCTTGCCTGAAGGTGAATTGGCACTGGCCCAGGCCGCTGTGTATCTTGCCACCGCTCCGAAGAGCAATTCCCTGTATGCCGCTTACGGTAAGGTAAAAGAAACGATAAGCCAAACCGGTACCCTCGCCGTGCCTCTCCATATCAGAAATGCCCCTACGCGTTTAATGAAAGATATTGGTTACGGCAAGGGTTATCAGTATGCCCATGACTTTGAAGATGCCTATATTCCCCAGGACTATCTGCCGGATAAGCTGAAAGGAGAGACTTACTATATACCTACAGACAGGGGATATGAGAAGGTAATAAAAGAGAGAATTGAACAGTGGCGGAAGCTTCGAGAATCAATGGATAAAGCAAAGGAAAAAAAGAAAGGGGAGACATAA
- a CDS encoding ATP-binding protein, whose product MKPQNKVIWQHRSPKYNRRFLQPIAVAIVCAVFIGLILTMGIMDLRRSERSLIGFMENQGLSIIGVVERLSQENLNTLIQAYQMDSGSASVTIADGALLPQKSLTAAIVNLGREIDNEWKANRLNEEYLGKFAGENSLWFVAVLDKKGKAVYQSRSLTAEIFGGDSSVTIKKEEITVDLFNRLGRVGNIGFVVLRRKDESGTIIIALDRDGQRYWGMKVSIERALEKFGEGLGQGLVYITVIDERNMTLGSAGQVPEKGDTDTVQTDEILAGTKKVQSRKIVSHGKTILDIAAPVFLFGKVAGVARLGLDREGTDQILEENKRNIIIFMTSVVLITLLSMWILYRNQNRHLAGIVEMERQLEKAERLSALGQLAAGVAHEIRNPLNAISMASQRLKREFMPADEDKIKEFQTLAGVIRDEIRRLNGIIEEFLTFSKSRRLELHDYPVTEVLQKIVNLIREEATLKGITVETRYNGKPAIIPMDVDKLEQAILNFVKNAMESISGEGVIDISVDSGGKDRVSIKVSDNGCGMTSEEVERIFNPEYTTKEKGLGLGLPLAHEIIRGHGGEIRVLSRQGSGTTFEIILPAGRVSDKNGKG is encoded by the coding sequence ATGAAACCGCAGAATAAAGTTATCTGGCAGCACCGTTCACCCAAGTACAACAGGCGTTTTTTACAGCCTATCGCTGTTGCCATTGTCTGTGCTGTTTTTATCGGGCTTATCCTAACCATGGGTATTATGGATCTCCGGAGAAGTGAAAGGAGCCTTATAGGATTCATGGAGAACCAGGGCCTCAGTATTATTGGTGTTGTCGAGAGGCTGTCCCAGGAAAACCTGAATACCTTGATCCAGGCATATCAGATGGATAGCGGTAGTGCCTCCGTTACTATCGCTGACGGCGCTTTGTTACCCCAGAAATCATTAACCGCTGCCATTGTGAATTTAGGGCGCGAGATCGACAATGAATGGAAAGCGAACCGCCTCAATGAGGAATATCTGGGAAAATTTGCCGGGGAAAATAGTTTATGGTTTGTTGCCGTTTTGGATAAAAAAGGGAAGGCCGTGTATCAGAGCAGGTCTCTGACGGCGGAGATTTTTGGTGGAGATTCCTCCGTAACGATAAAAAAAGAGGAAATCACCGTCGACCTTTTCAACAGGCTTGGCAGAGTTGGTAATATCGGATTTGTAGTGCTTCGGCGTAAGGACGAAAGCGGCACGATCATCATTGCCCTGGATCGTGACGGACAGAGATATTGGGGCATGAAGGTGTCTATAGAAAGGGCTCTCGAAAAATTCGGCGAGGGTCTGGGCCAGGGTCTGGTCTATATTACGGTAATTGACGAACGCAATATGACCCTGGGGAGCGCAGGGCAGGTGCCGGAAAAGGGGGATACAGATACTGTGCAAACAGATGAAATCCTTGCAGGTACGAAAAAAGTTCAAAGCCGGAAGATCGTGTCTCATGGCAAAACAATCCTGGATATTGCAGCGCCTGTATTCCTGTTCGGAAAAGTCGCAGGAGTTGCGCGGCTTGGTCTTGATCGAGAGGGTACGGATCAAATTCTTGAAGAAAACAAACGTAATATAATCATTTTTATGACTTCCGTTGTTCTGATTACACTCCTGTCGATGTGGATACTCTACCGCAATCAAAACAGGCATCTGGCGGGGATCGTTGAAATGGAAAGACAGCTTGAGAAGGCTGAAAGGTTGTCTGCCCTTGGCCAGCTTGCCGCAGGTGTGGCCCACGAGATTCGTAATCCCCTCAATGCCATAAGCATGGCCAGTCAGAGACTCAAACGGGAATTTATGCCGGCTGATGAGGATAAGATTAAGGAGTTTCAGACTCTTGCCGGTGTTATTCGTGACGAAATAAGACGATTGAATGGAATTATTGAAGAGTTTTTGACATTTTCGAAAAGCCGCCGCTTGGAACTGCACGACTACCCCGTTACTGAGGTCCTTCAAAAGATTGTCAACCTCATCAGGGAGGAGGCGACCTTGAAAGGAATTACTGTAGAAACCCGGTATAATGGTAAGCCGGCAATCATTCCAATGGATGTGGATAAACTTGAGCAGGCCATCCTCAATTTTGTAAAGAATGCTATGGAATCGATCTCCGGTGAGGGTGTGATCGACATTTCTGTTGATTCGGGCGGTAAGGACCGGGTCAGCATAAAGGTTTCCGATAATGGATGCGGCATGACATCTGAGGAGGTCGAACGGATTTTTAATCCCGAATACACAACGAAGGAAAAGGGTTTGGGCCTTGGGCTTCCCCTTGCACATGAAATTATCCGCGGCCACGGGGGCGAGATTCGTGTCTTGAGCCGGCAGGGTTCAGGGACGACTTTCGAGATCATACTGCCTGCGGGAAGGGTAAGCGATAAAAATGGAAAAGGCTGA
- a CDS encoding sigma-54 dependent transcriptional regulator — protein MKKLNILVVEDGQSQREMLRDFLIKEGHTVAEAGNGDNAIRGVLKGHFDMLLLDYKMPGMDGMQVLKEVKRINPEIDVVIITAYGTIETAVEAMKAGAIDYITKPIEFEELLLLVDRVSERRTLIRENEILRQDLREKGVTVDKIVFRSQKMNVLINMASRVATSRATVLIKGESGTGKELMARLIHNLSPRSTRPIITVNCSALSENLLESELFGHERGAFTGAMVRRIGRFEESDGGTLFLDEIGEISASVQVKLLRFLQEREFQRVGGNQTIHSDVRIISATNRDLESKVKEGTFREDLFYRLNVVVMDIPPLRERKDDVPPLIDHFLRHFAAENSKKVTGITSEARDLLLKYDYPGNVRELENIIERAVVISRNSVISMDDLPFTEERIYPEDAGKKGEGLLRGAIEEMERKLILEAMEKAGDHQTKAAEILGISERMLRYKLKKYGLKE, from the coding sequence ATGAAGAAGTTAAATATTTTGGTTGTCGAGGACGGTCAGTCACAACGGGAGATGCTCCGGGATTTCCTGATTAAGGAAGGCCATACGGTAGCGGAAGCCGGGAACGGGGATAATGCTATCCGGGGTGTTCTCAAAGGTCATTTTGACATGCTCCTCCTGGATTATAAGATGCCCGGTATGGATGGCATGCAGGTACTTAAAGAAGTGAAGAGAATCAATCCCGAGATTGATGTGGTTATCATTACCGCATACGGAACGATAGAAACAGCAGTGGAAGCCATGAAGGCCGGCGCCATCGATTATATTACCAAACCTATTGAATTTGAAGAGCTTCTTCTTCTTGTAGATAGAGTGTCAGAGCGGCGCACCCTGATTCGGGAAAATGAGATTCTCCGTCAGGATCTGAGAGAAAAGGGCGTCACAGTGGACAAGATTGTTTTTCGCAGCCAGAAGATGAATGTCCTGATCAACATGGCAAGCAGGGTTGCAACCAGCCGCGCCACCGTTCTTATCAAGGGAGAAAGCGGCACAGGCAAGGAACTCATGGCCAGGTTGATCCACAATCTCAGCCCCCGTTCAACAAGACCCATCATTACGGTAAACTGCAGCGCCCTTTCCGAGAATCTGCTTGAGAGCGAGCTTTTCGGTCATGAGCGGGGGGCCTTCACCGGCGCGATGGTAAGAAGAATCGGCAGATTCGAGGAGTCCGACGGGGGGACGCTGTTTTTAGATGAGATAGGTGAAATATCCGCTTCCGTTCAGGTAAAACTCCTTCGTTTCCTACAGGAACGCGAATTCCAGCGTGTGGGCGGTAATCAGACCATCCACTCCGACGTGAGGATCATCAGCGCAACCAACCGCGATCTGGAATCAAAGGTGAAAGAAGGAACCTTCCGGGAAGATCTGTTCTACAGGTTGAATGTGGTTGTCATGGACATTCCCCCTCTTAGAGAGAGAAAGGATGATGTGCCTCCGCTCATTGACCACTTCCTTAGACATTTTGCCGCAGAAAATAGTAAAAAAGTCACGGGGATAACCAGCGAGGCCAGGGATCTGCTGTTAAAATATGATTATCCCGGCAACGTCAGGGAACTTGAGAATATCATTGAGCGTGCTGTGGTGATCTCAAGAAATTCGGTTATCTCGATGGACGACCTTCCCTTTACGGAAGAAAGAATCTATCCGGAGGATGCAGGGAAAAAGGGAGAGGGATTACTCCGGGGGGCGATTGAAGAAATGGAACGTAAATTGATTCTGGAAGCAATGGAGAAGGCGGGTGATCATCAAACGAAGGCCGCCGAAATTCTCGGTATCAGCGAACGCATGCTGCGGTATAAGCTAAAAAAGTACGGACTCAAGGAGTGA
- a CDS encoding enoyl-CoA hydratase/isomerase family protein, whose amino-acid sequence MSTMELTKEGAVYVLTLANGADANTLTENVVNEYNDVIDELEASTENAALIVTSNDPKFWCNGINLNWIIQQPHDYFPKFIQLLDELFLRFTLLPIPTVGCLTGHTYAGGAVLATTFDFRLMREDKGFFCFPEVDIKIPFSPLMYEILRLLPDHHALNELLLTGKRVGGTEALTMKIVSAVYPQEILFDKAMELATLLAKKDRKTYANIKRGLRQYLLKFAA is encoded by the coding sequence ATGTCCACTATGGAGTTAACGAAAGAAGGCGCTGTTTATGTCTTGACCTTAGCCAATGGCGCCGATGCGAATACCCTCACCGAAAACGTGGTTAACGAATATAACGACGTTATCGATGAGCTTGAAGCATCCACAGAAAATGCTGCCCTCATTGTAACGAGTAATGATCCGAAATTCTGGTGTAATGGTATCAACCTGAATTGGATCATTCAACAACCACACGATTACTTTCCGAAATTTATACAACTCCTTGACGAATTGTTTTTGAGATTCACCCTGCTCCCCATTCCCACGGTGGGGTGTCTTACGGGTCACACCTATGCGGGGGGCGCCGTTCTCGCCACGACGTTTGATTTCCGCCTGATGAGGGAAGATAAGGGCTTCTTCTGTTTTCCCGAAGTGGACATCAAGATTCCATTCTCACCGCTCATGTATGAGATCCTCCGATTGCTGCCTGACCACCACGCCCTCAACGAACTCCTGCTGACCGGAAAGCGGGTAGGGGGTACAGAAGCGCTGACAATGAAAATTGTATCTGCGGTTTATCCCCAGGAAATACTTTTTGACAAGGCAATGGAACTGGCAACACTCCTGGCGAAGAAAGACCGCAAGACATACGCCAATATTAAACGCGGCTTACGGCAATATTTATTGAAATTTGCTGCTTGA
- a CDS encoding 3-methyl-2-oxobutanoate dehydrogenase subunit beta, producing the protein MQLDSIDREYLYSGHVGCPGCGAAIAMRFTLKALGEKTIMVLPACCWSIIAGAYPQSALKIPVIHSAFETGGAVASGVRAALDMKGDSETTVVTWAGDGGTFDIGFQALSGAVERNEDFIYVCYDNEAYMNTGVQRSSSTPYGAWTTTTPGRDWKKMRKKNIVEALVAHRIPYAATANIAFPEDLVRKVRKAKEMKGSRFIHIYASCPTGWRIPSEMSIKIARMAVQTNIFPLYEVENGIQYTINYKPKEYLVREYFKLQGRFRHLTDKDLDQIQEMVNEDWELLLRKAGERV; encoded by the coding sequence ATGCAATTGGATTCTATAGACCGAGAGTACCTGTACTCGGGACACGTGGGCTGCCCCGGATGCGGCGCTGCCATTGCCATGCGGTTCACACTGAAGGCCCTCGGGGAAAAGACCATCATGGTGCTTCCCGCATGTTGCTGGTCCATCATTGCCGGGGCTTATCCGCAGTCGGCCCTGAAGATTCCGGTCATCCATTCCGCATTCGAAACCGGCGGGGCTGTCGCAAGCGGTGTCCGGGCCGCCCTCGATATGAAGGGAGATTCAGAAACCACCGTTGTCACCTGGGCGGGTGACGGCGGCACCTTCGATATCGGGTTTCAGGCTCTCAGCGGCGCTGTAGAGCGGAATGAGGACTTCATCTATGTATGTTACGACAACGAGGCATACATGAATACAGGCGTGCAGCGCAGTTCATCAACCCCGTACGGCGCCTGGACGACGACCACGCCCGGCCGGGACTGGAAAAAAATGCGGAAAAAGAACATCGTTGAGGCGCTGGTGGCACACCGCATCCCGTACGCCGCCACTGCAAATATCGCCTTCCCCGAGGATCTTGTCCGGAAGGTCCGGAAAGCCAAAGAAATGAAGGGTTCCCGATTCATCCATATTTATGCGAGCTGTCCGACCGGCTGGCGCATCCCCTCGGAAATGTCCATCAAGATCGCCCGCATGGCCGTACAGACAAATATCTTTCCCCTCTATGAAGTGGAAAACGGCATTCAATACACCATCAATTATAAACCCAAGGAATATCTCGTGAGGGAGTATTTCAAGCTTCAGGGACGGTTCCGGCACCTTACCGATAAGGATCTGGACCAGATCCAGGAAATGGTCAATGAGGACTGGGAACTCCTCCTGCGCAAAGCAGGCGAACGGGTCTAA
- the porA gene encoding pyruvate ferredoxin oxidoreductase: MNRVIEGSHAVAEAVRLARVQVISAYPITPQTHIVEILSEYCANGTMNARFLRVESEHSALAALIGAQSCGVRTFTATASQGLALMHELLHWTSGARLPIVMAEVNRALAPGWNIWTDQTDSLAQRDTGWIQLYCEDGQEVLDSMLQAYRLAERVYLPVMVVLDAFYLSHTYEPVDVPTEEEVDRFLPPYQPRFQADTENPCAFGQLVPPGAYMKMRHNIAEAMEESLFCLREIQEEFYRIFQRRYDPVDAICCNDAEIILVTSGTITSTCRLVLQSLRDRGEKVGILKMKLFRPFPVAMVREATARAKKIAVIDRNFSFGASGIFAQEVRAALYNAPEHPPVFGYIAGIGGLDATVELLEEIYWKTKNTAFPEKESVWMGI; this comes from the coding sequence ATGAACCGGGTCATTGAAGGGAGTCACGCGGTCGCCGAGGCAGTCCGTTTGGCGAGGGTTCAAGTAATTTCCGCATATCCCATTACACCGCAGACCCATATTGTTGAAATTCTTTCGGAATACTGTGCCAACGGGACAATGAACGCCCGGTTCCTGCGTGTGGAGAGCGAGCACTCCGCCCTGGCCGCGCTGATCGGAGCGCAGAGTTGCGGAGTGAGGACATTTACCGCGACCGCTTCACAGGGCCTTGCCCTGATGCACGAGCTTTTGCACTGGACATCGGGCGCACGGCTTCCGATTGTAATGGCCGAAGTTAACCGTGCGCTTGCACCCGGCTGGAACATCTGGACCGATCAGACCGACAGCCTTGCACAGCGTGATACGGGGTGGATTCAGCTTTACTGCGAGGACGGTCAGGAGGTTCTCGATTCAATGCTCCAGGCCTATCGCCTGGCGGAGCGTGTGTATCTTCCCGTGATGGTGGTACTCGATGCATTCTACCTCTCCCATACCTATGAGCCCGTGGACGTGCCCACCGAAGAAGAGGTTGATCGTTTTCTTCCCCCTTACCAGCCACGGTTTCAAGCGGATACAGAAAATCCCTGCGCTTTCGGCCAGCTTGTGCCCCCCGGCGCCTACATGAAAATGCGTCACAACATCGCCGAGGCCATGGAGGAATCTCTCTTCTGCCTCAGAGAAATTCAGGAAGAATTTTACAGGATATTCCAGCGCCGTTACGATCCTGTGGATGCCATTTGCTGTAATGACGCGGAGATCATCCTTGTGACCTCCGGAACGATCACCAGTACGTGCCGTCTGGTGCTTCAGTCTCTGCGGGACAGGGGAGAAAAGGTCGGCATCCTCAAGATGAAGCTGTTCCGCCCCTTCCCCGTGGCGATGGTTCGTGAAGCCACCGCCCGCGCAAAAAAAATCGCCGTTATCGACCGGAACTTTTCCTTCGGGGCGAGCGGTATCTTCGCCCAGGAAGTGCGCGCCGCATTATACAACGCCCCCGAACATCCTCCGGTTTTCGGCTACATCGCAGGGATAGGCGGTCTCGATGCAACGGTGGAACTCCTGGAAGAAATCTACTGGAAGACCAAAAACACGGCATTCCCGGAAAAAGAAAGCGTCTGGATGGGAATTTAG
- a CDS encoding FAD-dependent oxidoreductase has translation MNEIANAIPLLVPHSSQSTESNKTGSWRFLRPLYDEKTSPCSAACPAGEDIARIEMLTAQGLFKEAWETILSENPFPSVCGRICYHPCEGICNRREFDEALAIHTIERFLAETASRYDLKPALPRFTAKKQKIAVAGAGPAGLAAAYFLVRLGYVCDVFEAMPEPGGVLRWGIPLYRLPPPALRNDIAQIESQGIHIRTGQKIGKEFLQDAGSYYDAVFMGCGHSRTIELGIPCEDVNLVEDGLTFLKRIRQGETISLSGLAAVIGGGNTAIDVARSIVRLGGKALILYRRRRRDMPAFETELQMALEEGVELRELVAPVKIAAESGQCVVTLQEMKISGEDSRGRAHVLPQEGKNHEVRVARVFKATGAGPSETWFNPSEKSGISLALTNTLLVCPDRRPALVFGGDLINETKSVVHAVASGKQAAMALDILFQDGVDAIVPKLQACMVGQGPSLSMEVYMGGDRRLRNPHIIGYEEINTDYFQFQPRITQPRLLREERLRSFEEIDLKISTNLAIREADRCFNCGICNQCDNCYMFCPDIAVIREKGCQERQINYDYCKGCGLCVVECPRNAMTLKEEEL, from the coding sequence ATGAATGAAATAGCCAACGCCATTCCACTCTTGGTACCCCATTCCTCTCAGTCCACGGAAAGCAACAAGACCGGCTCATGGCGTTTTCTCCGGCCTCTGTACGACGAAAAAACATCCCCATGCAGTGCGGCCTGCCCGGCCGGAGAAGACATTGCCCGGATCGAGATGCTGACTGCGCAGGGACTTTTCAAAGAAGCCTGGGAGACGATTCTCAGTGAAAATCCCTTCCCGTCCGTCTGCGGGCGTATTTGTTACCATCCCTGCGAAGGGATATGCAACCGCAGGGAGTTTGACGAAGCCTTAGCCATCCACACCATTGAGCGGTTTCTAGCAGAGACTGCCAGCCGTTATGATCTGAAGCCCGCCCTCCCGCGATTTACCGCCAAAAAGCAAAAGATAGCGGTGGCGGGCGCAGGACCGGCCGGTCTCGCCGCCGCCTATTTTCTGGTGCGGCTGGGATACGTATGTGATGTCTTCGAGGCCATGCCGGAGCCGGGGGGAGTGCTCCGCTGGGGAATACCCCTCTACCGTCTTCCCCCTCCCGCCCTGCGAAACGATATCGCCCAGATTGAATCACAAGGCATTCACATTCGGACGGGACAAAAAATCGGTAAGGAATTCCTTCAGGATGCAGGGAGCTACTATGATGCCGTCTTCATGGGCTGCGGGCATTCCCGCACGATAGAGCTTGGCATCCCCTGCGAGGACGTAAACTTGGTCGAAGACGGGCTAACGTTCCTAAAGCGGATTCGCCAGGGTGAGACAATCTCTTTAAGCGGCCTGGCGGCCGTCATCGGCGGGGGAAACACCGCCATCGATGTGGCGCGGAGCATCGTTCGTCTCGGCGGTAAGGCTTTGATTTTATACAGACGCCGGCGGCGCGACATGCCGGCCTTTGAGACAGAGTTGCAGATGGCCCTTGAAGAGGGCGTGGAACTCAGGGAACTCGTCGCCCCGGTAAAAATTGCGGCAGAAAGTGGACAATGCGTTGTAACATTGCAGGAGATGAAAATCTCCGGAGAAGACAGCCGCGGAAGGGCACACGTTCTGCCACAGGAAGGGAAAAACCATGAAGTACGGGTAGCGCGCGTCTTCAAGGCAACCGGCGCGGGGCCTTCCGAAACCTGGTTCAATCCCTCCGAAAAGTCCGGAATATCCCTGGCGCTGACAAATACCCTTCTGGTCTGTCCCGATAGGAGGCCTGCTTTGGTGTTCGGGGGGGACCTGATAAACGAAACGAAGAGCGTAGTGCATGCGGTCGCTTCCGGGAAACAGGCGGCAATGGCCCTTGATATCTTATTTCAGGACGGTGTGGATGCCATCGTGCCGAAGCTGCAGGCATGTATGGTGGGACAGGGACCATCGCTTTCCATGGAAGTGTATATGGGAGGAGATCGCCGCCTTAGAAATCCTCACATCATCGGCTATGAGGAAATAAACACCGATTATTTCCAGTTTCAACCAAGAATCACACAACCCCGCCTTTTGAGAGAGGAACGTCTCAGGTCCTTCGAGGAAATCGATCTCAAGATTTCGACCAATCTTGCTATCCGGGAGGCCGATCGCTGTTTCAATTGCGGAATCTGCAACCAGTGCGATAACTGCTACATGTTCTGCCCGGATATCGCTGTGATCCGGGAAAAGGGATGTCAGGAACGCCAGATCAACTACGACTACTGCAAGGGGTGCGGACTCTGCGTCGTGGAGTGCCCACGCAATGCCATGACCCTGAAGGAGGAGGAGCTATGA
- a CDS encoding 2-oxoacid:acceptor oxidoreductase family protein: MLEIRFHGRGGQGTVVATILLAKAFFRAGYQVQSFPFFGVERRGAPVEAYVRLNKEKILLRTNVYYPDHVVVQDQTLLYGVNVTRGLKLGGWILINSSAAPADRKPFIGYRLAFVDANRIALRNQLGTRTHPIVNTSMIGAFARMIGMLPLDAIREVIREELPDMYMQNISAAEDAYREVQLLGLVESVEPLGTTTLENPSGNEV, translated from the coding sequence ATGCTTGAAATTCGCTTCCACGGGCGCGGCGGTCAGGGAACCGTTGTTGCAACAATCCTGTTGGCCAAGGCATTCTTTCGGGCCGGGTATCAGGTTCAAAGCTTTCCTTTCTTCGGCGTCGAGAGGCGCGGAGCCCCTGTCGAGGCCTATGTCCGTCTCAACAAAGAGAAGATTCTTCTCAGGACAAACGTATACTACCCCGATCACGTCGTGGTCCAGGATCAGACCCTTCTCTATGGGGTCAATGTTACCCGGGGACTTAAGCTTGGGGGCTGGATCCTCATCAACAGTTCCGCTGCCCCCGCCGATCGAAAACCTTTTATCGGCTACCGGCTGGCCTTTGTCGATGCGAACCGGATCGCCCTGAGAAACCAACTGGGAACGCGGACTCATCCCATTGTTAACACATCCATGATTGGGGCATTTGCACGTATGATAGGTATGCTCCCCTTAGATGCGATTCGCGAGGTTATCCGGGAAGAACTCCCCGACATGTACATGCAAAATATATCCGCTGCAGAAGATGCTTACAGGGAGGTGCAGCTTCTGGGATTGGTAGAATCCGTTGAACCGCTTGGCACAACAACCCTTGAAAACCCATCAGGGAATGAAGTATGA